Proteins encoded in a region of the Lycorma delicatula isolate Av1 chromosome 6, ASM4794821v1, whole genome shotgun sequence genome:
- the Rexo5 gene encoding RNA exonuclease 5 isoform X1 — MKMGSGTTKKAERVERKKKKLTALLEITKLNDRDRAKEHPNLHIQEVQNSRKLNDEIEEGEIDDNCVISDGPRSKRHKTSNDFVSSYCNVPSNEVNNRDKYTTSTDKPFIIPTDELIKLRSELRERRNKLKCLPRLILNEMGEKALLTRDYRTPIFISDIQHLIMRSQLGNMSPVTPRWCSVEKLTKLTHTVVFVVEGATVYDYVSSESNYAFLGNIYHRVEVVSPMNYDGNLVEELATVPLSRTQKDKLEKKYGSLRQAELSSGLVFRILRSIFPIELPPCSNGYKSLPPTDKFPRTELLLSAWQMIEEGYPIPVKGELKDRYADYVMSKEKYAEVTPLSPMWGLDCEMCLTSIQRNELTRVSIVDENHKVVYESLVKPPNKIINYLTQFSGITKEMMVGVRKTLEDVQDDLRQLLPPDVILVGQSLNFDLHALKIMHPYVIDTSVIYNISGIRPRKAKLSILAERFLGEQIQTGHGHDSVEDSSSSLKLVQLKLANSVEFGDAVLSGCIESFAPTNFNNSHKSQNKRDGIFATSLFSHVTRNKKTGTAVVGKYEIMSHYRPLAIMPSLNEKEKNEIRVKCQSVQTNNEAVLYACKEAQFHSFLMAHIKLERGESLADVDMWCSQMYQSLANNAFFIIIFAGCAYNKAHGACFLHIKTTNHNLNYHTSRYNSSI, encoded by the exons ATGAAGATGGGATCAGGTACGACAAAAAAAGCAGAAAGAGTtgagagaaaaaagaagaagttaaCTGCTCTACTAGAGATTACAAAACTGAATGATAGAGATAGAGCCAAAGag CATCCAAATTTACATATTCAGGAAGTTCAAAATTCAAGAAAGCTTAATGATGAAATAGAGGAAGGTGAAATTGATGATAATTGTGTAATATCTGATGGTCCACGCTCTAAAAGACATAAAACAAGTAATGATTTTGTTTCATCATATTGTAATGTGCCATCAAATGAA GTTAATAATAGGGATAAATATACAACGTCTACTGATAAACCATTTATCATACCGACTGATGAGCTCATAAAACTTCGTTCAGAATTGAGAGAGAGGAGAAATAAGCTTAAG tgtttACCAAGGCTGATTCtgaatgaaatgggagaaaaagCTTTACTAACAAGAGATTATAGGACACCAATATTCATTAGTGATATTCAGCATTTAATTATGCGCTCTCAGTTGGGTAATATGTCACCAGTGACACCTAG aTGGTGTTCAGTCGAAAAGTTGACAAAATTGACCCACACTGTAGTTTTTGTTGTTGAAGGTGCTACTGTTTATGATTACGTTTCATCAGAGTCAAATTATGCTTTTTTGGGGAATATTTATCATAGAGTTGAGGTTGTATCTCCTATGAATTATGATGGTAATTTGGTTGAAGAATTAGCCACAGTTCCGTTGTCAAGAACACAAAAGGACAAACTTGAGAAAA AGTATGGAAGCTTGAGACAAGCAGAGCTTAGTAGTGGTCTAGTTTTTCGTATTCTTCGTTCAATCTTTCCGATTGAACTTCCACCTTGTTCAAATGGATATAAATCTCTGCCACCTACTGATAAATTTCCACGCACTGAATTGCTTTTGTCTGCATGGCAGATGATTGAAGAAGGATATCCTATTCCTGTTAAAGGCGAATTAAAAGATAG GTATGCTGATTATGTAATGAGCAAAGAGAAGTATGCTGAGGTTACACCTTTGTCACCGATGTGGGGATTGGATTGTGAAATGTGTTTGACATCTATTCAAAGAAATGAGCTGACAAGGGTTTCAATTGTTGATGAAAATCATAag gTTGTGTATGAATCGCTAGTAAAACctccaaacaaaataataaattatttgacacAATTTTCTGGTATTACAAAAGAAATGATGGTAGGTGTAAGAAAAACTTTGGAGGATGTTCAAGATGATCTTAGACAACTTCTTCCACCAGATGTTATCCTCGTTGGACAATCACTTAATTTTGATCTTCATGCTCTGAAG aTAATGCATCCTTATGTAATAGATACTAgtgtaatttataacatttctgGTATTCGACCTCGTAAAGCGAAATTATCAATATTGGCTGAAAGATTTCTTGGGGAACAAATTCAGACTGGACATGGGCATGATTCTGTAGAGGATAGCAGTTCATCATTGAAATTGGTTCAGTTAAAACTCGCTAACA gtGTTGAGTTTGGAGATGCAGTTCTTTCAGGATGTATAGAATCCTTTGCTCCTACAAACTTTAATAATTCACATAAGTCTCAGAATAAACGTGACGGCATATTTGCAACAAGTCTTTTTAGTCATGTTACAAGAAATAAGAAAACAGGTA CTGCTGTTGTTGGTAAATATGAGATAATGTCTCATTATAGGCCGTTGGCAATAATGCcatctttaaatgaaaaagagaaaaatgaaataagagtGAAGTGTCAGTCCGTTCAAACTAACAATGAAGCAGTTTTGTATGCGTGTAAAGAAGCACAGTTCCATTCATTTTTAATGGCTCATATAAAACTGGAAAGAGGCGAGTCTTTGGCAGATGTTGACATGTGGTGCTCTCAGATGTATCAATCATTAgctaataatgcattttttattattatttttgcggGTTGTGCGTACAATAAAGCTCATGGTGCATGTTTTTTGCACATTAAGACAACAAATCATAATCTAAACTATCATACATCAAGATATAACTCCTCAATATGA
- the Rexo5 gene encoding RNA exonuclease 5 isoform X2 has protein sequence MKMGSGTTKKAERVERKKKKLTALLEITKLNDRDRAKEHPNLHIQEVQNSRKLNDEIEEGEIDDNCVISDGPRSKRHKTSNDFVSSYCNVPSNEVNNRDKYTTSTDKPFIIPTDELIKLRSELRERRNKLKCLPRLILNEMGEKALLTRDYRTPIFISDIQHLIMRSQLGNMSPVTPRWCSVEKLTKLTHTVVFVVEGATVYDYVSSESNYAFLGNIYHRVEVVSPMNYDGNLVEELATVPLSRTQKDKLEKKYGSLRQAELSSGLVFRILRSIFPIELPPCSNGYKSLPPTDKFPRTELLLSAWQMIEEGYPIPVKGELKDRYADYVMSKEKYAEVTPLSPMWGLDCEMCLTSIQRNELTRVSIVDENHKVVYESLVKPPNKIINYLTQFSGITKEMMVGVRKTLEDVQDDLRQLLPPDVILVGQSLNFDLHALKIMHPYVIDTSVIYNISGIRPRKAKLSILAERFLGEQIQTGHGHDSVEDSSSSLKLVQLKLANSVEFGDAVLSGCIESFAPTNFNNSHKSQNKRDGIFATSLFSHVTRNKKTAAVVGKYEIMSHYRPLAIMPSLNEKEKNEIRVKCQSVQTNNEAVLYACKEAQFHSFLMAHIKLERGESLADVDMWCSQMYQSLANNAFFIIIFAGCAYNKAHGACFLHIKTTNHNLNYHTSRYNSSI, from the exons ATGAAGATGGGATCAGGTACGACAAAAAAAGCAGAAAGAGTtgagagaaaaaagaagaagttaaCTGCTCTACTAGAGATTACAAAACTGAATGATAGAGATAGAGCCAAAGag CATCCAAATTTACATATTCAGGAAGTTCAAAATTCAAGAAAGCTTAATGATGAAATAGAGGAAGGTGAAATTGATGATAATTGTGTAATATCTGATGGTCCACGCTCTAAAAGACATAAAACAAGTAATGATTTTGTTTCATCATATTGTAATGTGCCATCAAATGAA GTTAATAATAGGGATAAATATACAACGTCTACTGATAAACCATTTATCATACCGACTGATGAGCTCATAAAACTTCGTTCAGAATTGAGAGAGAGGAGAAATAAGCTTAAG tgtttACCAAGGCTGATTCtgaatgaaatgggagaaaaagCTTTACTAACAAGAGATTATAGGACACCAATATTCATTAGTGATATTCAGCATTTAATTATGCGCTCTCAGTTGGGTAATATGTCACCAGTGACACCTAG aTGGTGTTCAGTCGAAAAGTTGACAAAATTGACCCACACTGTAGTTTTTGTTGTTGAAGGTGCTACTGTTTATGATTACGTTTCATCAGAGTCAAATTATGCTTTTTTGGGGAATATTTATCATAGAGTTGAGGTTGTATCTCCTATGAATTATGATGGTAATTTGGTTGAAGAATTAGCCACAGTTCCGTTGTCAAGAACACAAAAGGACAAACTTGAGAAAA AGTATGGAAGCTTGAGACAAGCAGAGCTTAGTAGTGGTCTAGTTTTTCGTATTCTTCGTTCAATCTTTCCGATTGAACTTCCACCTTGTTCAAATGGATATAAATCTCTGCCACCTACTGATAAATTTCCACGCACTGAATTGCTTTTGTCTGCATGGCAGATGATTGAAGAAGGATATCCTATTCCTGTTAAAGGCGAATTAAAAGATAG GTATGCTGATTATGTAATGAGCAAAGAGAAGTATGCTGAGGTTACACCTTTGTCACCGATGTGGGGATTGGATTGTGAAATGTGTTTGACATCTATTCAAAGAAATGAGCTGACAAGGGTTTCAATTGTTGATGAAAATCATAag gTTGTGTATGAATCGCTAGTAAAACctccaaacaaaataataaattatttgacacAATTTTCTGGTATTACAAAAGAAATGATGGTAGGTGTAAGAAAAACTTTGGAGGATGTTCAAGATGATCTTAGACAACTTCTTCCACCAGATGTTATCCTCGTTGGACAATCACTTAATTTTGATCTTCATGCTCTGAAG aTAATGCATCCTTATGTAATAGATACTAgtgtaatttataacatttctgGTATTCGACCTCGTAAAGCGAAATTATCAATATTGGCTGAAAGATTTCTTGGGGAACAAATTCAGACTGGACATGGGCATGATTCTGTAGAGGATAGCAGTTCATCATTGAAATTGGTTCAGTTAAAACTCGCTAACA gtGTTGAGTTTGGAGATGCAGTTCTTTCAGGATGTATAGAATCCTTTGCTCCTACAAACTTTAATAATTCACATAAGTCTCAGAATAAACGTGACGGCATATTTGCAACAAGTCTTTTTAGTCATGTTACAAGAAATAAGAAAACAG CTGCTGTTGTTGGTAAATATGAGATAATGTCTCATTATAGGCCGTTGGCAATAATGCcatctttaaatgaaaaagagaaaaatgaaataagagtGAAGTGTCAGTCCGTTCAAACTAACAATGAAGCAGTTTTGTATGCGTGTAAAGAAGCACAGTTCCATTCATTTTTAATGGCTCATATAAAACTGGAAAGAGGCGAGTCTTTGGCAGATGTTGACATGTGGTGCTCTCAGATGTATCAATCATTAgctaataatgcattttttattattatttttgcggGTTGTGCGTACAATAAAGCTCATGGTGCATGTTTTTTGCACATTAAGACAACAAATCATAATCTAAACTATCATACATCAAGATATAACTCCTCAATATGA